Proteins from a genomic interval of Paenibacillus sp. RC334:
- a CDS encoding normocyte-binding protein, whose amino-acid sequence MKELVQDRLSKMDDLEQRRLLKNMMAGVFMNLVEYQEEMTRQLERRVFEEIENTEEKFDVYVSLTSREDYDPIHEFLFPVLPTDTKDKVMDISRVAEVVREGGALPLFTLFLEMETEQITALVRSKRVFGGTLVTETGSYPIRFRLEHNRSYILEIEKLYLMFMQNGMPWKTINHPYAYKFVDCVLVGGEGEPDADEEIHEITISLEEFDVFKKVDVFPLWNIERLSLKNSGFPIPAIDHVNYEHVLPLSKTGPEHGYLIDGVEGDIRYIKRTEEELTIVTPRDKSGEWNVLKVTKPVPTRLSRQTYPVLSNRRQDSFLGRYAGKQAVIVRAKAEITRIVHSFEAAQGLELERVDIWGGTGRNDVSKLLSKSQTYPLNPFVSDNVRTEEGKQIMRLGFRHGSAEASSTFPAYILSDLMSFLVSEVQMYFPEYKCEGEWL is encoded by the coding sequence GTGAAAGAGCTGGTGCAGGACCGTTTGAGCAAGATGGACGATTTGGAGCAGAGACGTTTGCTTAAAAATATGATGGCGGGGGTGTTTATGAACCTCGTCGAATATCAGGAAGAAATGACCCGCCAGCTGGAACGGCGGGTATTTGAGGAAATTGAGAATACGGAAGAGAAGTTTGACGTGTACGTGTCATTGACATCACGTGAGGACTATGATCCGATTCATGAATTTTTATTTCCGGTGTTGCCGACAGATACCAAGGACAAGGTGATGGATATCAGCCGTGTGGCAGAGGTCGTTCGGGAAGGCGGAGCGTTGCCGTTGTTTACTCTTTTTCTGGAGATGGAGACCGAGCAGATCACCGCGCTTGTACGCAGCAAACGGGTTTTCGGGGGAACATTGGTAACGGAAACCGGAAGCTATCCGATTCGTTTTCGTCTGGAACACAACCGTTCTTATATTTTAGAGATTGAGAAGCTGTATCTGATGTTCATGCAAAATGGCATGCCGTGGAAAACGATTAATCACCCGTACGCTTATAAATTTGTCGATTGTGTACTGGTTGGAGGAGAAGGCGAGCCTGACGCTGATGAGGAAATCCACGAAATTACGATCTCATTGGAGGAATTCGACGTTTTTAAGAAGGTGGATGTTTTTCCACTTTGGAACATTGAACGACTGTCTCTGAAAAACAGTGGTTTCCCAATACCAGCTATAGATCATGTGAACTATGAGCATGTGCTTCCTTTAAGTAAAACAGGACCTGAGCACGGCTACCTGATTGACGGAGTGGAAGGCGATATCCGGTATATCAAACGCACGGAAGAGGAACTGACGATTGTCACGCCACGTGATAAGTCCGGCGAATGGAATGTGTTGAAGGTTACGAAGCCCGTCCCAACGCGGCTTAGTCGTCAGACCTATCCGGTGTTGTCCAATCGGCGGCAGGACAGCTTTTTGGGCCGCTATGCAGGCAAACAGGCTGTGATCGTTCGAGCCAAAGCGGAGATTACGCGCATTGTACATTCTTTTGAAGCTGCACAGGGATTGGAATTGGAGCGTGTGGACATTTGGGGAGGCACAGGCAGAAATGATGTGAGCAAGCTTTTATCCAAATCCCAGACGTATCCGTTAAATCCGTTTGTCAGTGACAACGTGCGGACGGAGGAAGGCAAGCAGATCATGCGATTGGGGTTCAGACACGGTTCTGCGGAAGCTTCGTCAACATTTCCTGCATACATTTTATCCGACTTGATGAGCTTTCTGGTGTCGGAAGTGCAAATGTATTTCCCGGAGTACAAGTGTGAAGGAGAATGGCTGTGA
- a CDS encoding serine/threonine protein phosphatase, which produces MRKDNSDFSTAFVSEAGSYIDNRDYFAFMETDDMACYVLADGLDSDQELRSAEMVVKTVLENFMEKPSMSKRRLMRDLREAQDWLQFESRRVRLKASLLIVVTNYNKMVYVSCGNVRLYHFRNGRLNFRSKDHSLAQSLADDGRIPDEATSTHEERGNLLEYLGNPNGVHAHYAKKTQLADGDVMLLATSGMWEDVELAEMLGALEEAKDPVVLTDTLEEVLLSKQRRAVNNYTAAAIYVNKIFQEKPKNRRKLIKRILIALLAFVIVGGGAWITLARMAANKAAALETMVESAQAADDYARAGDYAKALKSYSEAKNAAVKINDKIHKRLYTAEQKVSQLMVDGDGYVEKADFAKAEASYDKARKSAGLYPPFNVKDIEKKIDQLDSYAETASWMKDGDLKFQGGDYASALKLYTKANKAAMESGYTSAQKELEKKITETNDKMTAIQQQLKEIQAGKLQARGDRLMKDLDYEGAIDAYSGAQEIYQEIGKLESVLALERSIAKAEEKQSADQQKNGQLADGASLSDGALNDTGTGDVADEAAASAAAPAATTSQTKAATATGNAATTSSGGTADAKKEASSATKNGSTSDGNASSTKAVVNKEKGTADSTSKEAGTSDSGSKDQAAANGN; this is translated from the coding sequence ATGCGCAAGGACAACAGCGATTTTAGTACCGCCTTTGTGTCGGAAGCGGGCTCTTACATAGACAACCGGGACTATTTTGCATTCATGGAGACGGACGACATGGCCTGTTATGTCCTCGCAGACGGTCTGGATTCGGATCAGGAGCTGCGCAGCGCGGAAATGGTTGTCAAAACGGTACTGGAAAACTTCATGGAGAAGCCTTCCATGTCCAAGCGGCGCCTGATGAGAGACCTGCGTGAAGCGCAGGATTGGCTGCAATTCGAAAGCCGCCGTGTGCGGCTCAAGGCCAGTCTGCTCATAGTGGTGACCAACTACAACAAAATGGTATATGTTTCGTGCGGTAATGTGAGGCTGTATCATTTTCGCAATGGACGGCTTAATTTTCGCAGTAAGGATCATAGCTTGGCTCAGTCATTGGCGGATGACGGACGTATTCCCGACGAAGCGACCAGCACGCATGAGGAACGGGGCAATCTGCTGGAATACCTGGGAAATCCGAATGGAGTTCATGCCCATTATGCCAAAAAGACGCAGCTTGCAGATGGAGATGTAATGCTGCTTGCCACATCCGGGATGTGGGAAGATGTTGAACTGGCGGAAATGCTGGGTGCGCTGGAGGAAGCAAAGGACCCGGTCGTGCTGACGGATACGCTGGAAGAGGTTCTGCTGAGCAAGCAGCGTCGGGCGGTGAACAATTATACGGCTGCCGCCATCTATGTGAACAAAATTTTTCAGGAAAAGCCTAAGAACCGCCGCAAGCTGATCAAACGGATTTTGATTGCGTTGCTCGCTTTTGTGATTGTAGGCGGAGGAGCATGGATTACCCTGGCCCGTATGGCTGCGAACAAGGCGGCTGCGTTGGAAACGATGGTCGAATCGGCTCAGGCCGCGGATGATTACGCCAGGGCAGGAGATTATGCGAAGGCGCTCAAGTCCTACAGTGAAGCGAAAAACGCGGCAGTTAAAATTAACGATAAGATTCACAAGCGACTGTATACGGCAGAGCAGAAAGTATCTCAACTCATGGTTGACGGAGACGGATATGTGGAAAAAGCAGACTTTGCCAAAGCCGAAGCGAGCTACGATAAAGCGAGGAAAAGTGCCGGTCTGTACCCGCCTTTCAATGTGAAGGATATTGAGAAAAAAATCGACCAGCTGGACAGCTATGCCGAGACGGCGAGCTGGATGAAGGACGGAGATTTGAAATTTCAGGGCGGAGATTACGCGAGTGCGCTCAAGCTGTATACGAAGGCGAATAAAGCTGCGATGGAATCCGGTTATACATCTGCGCAAAAAGAGTTGGAGAAAAAGATTACCGAGACTAATGATAAAATGACGGCCATCCAGCAGCAGCTCAAGGAAATTCAGGCTGGCAAGCTTCAGGCCAGAGGGGATCGGCTGATGAAGGACCTCGATTATGAAGGAGCCATTGACGCTTATAGCGGGGCACAGGAGATTTATCAGGAAATCGGCAAGCTAGAAAGTGTGCTGGCATTGGAGCGAAGTATTGCGAAGGCAGAGGAGAAACAGAGCGCGGACCAGCAGAAAAATGGTCAGCTTGCTGATGGAGCGTCACTATCTGACGGAGCGCTGAACGATACAGGCACCGGGGACGTAGCGGACGAAGCTGCGGCTTCGGCTGCTGCGCCAGCTGCTACAACATCGCAAACCAAGGCTGCGACAGCTACGGGTAATGCTGCGACAACGAGTTCAGGGGGTACAGCGGACGCGAAGAAGGAAGCTTCATCAGCTACAAAGAACGGCAGTACGAGTGATGGAAATGCTTCTTCGACGAAGGCAGTTGTCAACAAGGAGAAAGGAACTGCTGATTCCACTTCCAAAGAAGCAGGTACGTCTGATTCAGGCAGCAAGGATCAGGCGGCTGCGAACGGGAATTGA
- a CDS encoding iron-dependent peroxidase produces the protein MNYVWDLLMRAKEQELDVNSFRFVPAVSYSPYMELSLTELNTSELEQVVEINPYYRFYSIFRDLFPPDAEEYLELRESLFDIMIHFLAETDLYQGMNRREYHIRFVQRDIGNGIFGPKVSESFVQLNRDEQDAIAEGLLRLYETGEAVHLLKETMRRVFHRSIIYTNCEEKDELLIYIGQEETQLSRTKADLILDLFLPARFTIELYWTRHFGILEADPTMKIDAIALY, from the coding sequence GTGAATTACGTCTGGGATTTGCTTATGCGCGCAAAGGAACAGGAGTTAGATGTTAACAGCTTCCGGTTTGTACCCGCTGTTAGCTACTCCCCGTATATGGAGCTGAGTCTGACCGAGCTGAATACATCCGAGCTGGAGCAGGTGGTGGAAATCAATCCATACTACCGCTTTTATTCTATTTTTCGGGACCTGTTTCCGCCGGATGCTGAGGAGTACCTGGAGCTGAGAGAATCGCTGTTCGATATTATGATACATTTTCTGGCCGAAACGGATTTGTATCAGGGCATGAATCGGCGGGAGTACCATATCCGGTTTGTTCAGCGTGACATCGGGAACGGCATTTTTGGCCCGAAGGTGAGCGAAAGCTTTGTACAGTTAAACCGTGATGAGCAGGATGCGATTGCCGAAGGATTGCTGCGGCTGTATGAGACGGGGGAAGCTGTACATCTGCTAAAAGAAACGATGCGCCGTGTTTTTCACCGCTCGATCATTTATACCAATTGTGAGGAAAAGGACGAATTGCTCATCTATATCGGTCAGGAGGAAACGCAGTTATCACGGACCAAAGCAGATTTAATTCTGGATCTGTTTCTTCCGGCGCGTTTTACGATTGAGCTGTATTGGACACGTCATTTCGGTATTTTGGAGGCAGACCCGACGATGAAAATAGACGCTATTGCCCTCTATTAA